In Falco biarmicus isolate bFalBia1 chromosome 7, bFalBia1.pri, whole genome shotgun sequence, a single window of DNA contains:
- the EXD2 gene encoding exonuclease 3'-5' domain-containing protein 2: MPKQTAVTITLATLLGVAVGGLVLWKATQRRKGKACCSSQQEEAVVNSGDEKLIKAEDKEVLSLFRSPTFSWLERTLGADIVIVSEQEEWDCVEPLLKKELEKWPVLGMDCEWVSVEGKANPVSLLQMASSSGLCVLVRLPRLVASGQTIPRTLLDIMADSAVLKVGVGCWEDACKLLNDYGLPVKGSMDLRYLAMKQRKDLLHNCLSLKSLAEKVLNYPLDKSPRVRCSNWEAEQLTQDQVLYAARDAQVSLALFFHLLGFATLPAISDGENSVAAWEKALAKCRAFVDIPFRGRRIGSTGEEKSGEGRSPQKTKTRKSSVNGQPSGCQQVKDPRRQKRKPLGVGYSARKSPLYDNCFLHAPDGQPLCTCDRKKAQWYLDKGIGELVSTDPFVVKLRFEPSGRPESQVDYYLTVKENLCVVCGKRESYIRKNIVPHEYRRHFPIQMKDHNSHDVLLLCTSCHAISNYYDNHLKQQLAEEFGAPIGSEEGVRLLEDPLRRQVRSGARALLNADSLPNPRRAELLQSIKDFFNTETVTPEMLQEAAGLETRICNESYMPHGLKVVQCFAKGGLRSLMQLERRWRQHFLDSMQPKHLPEQWSVDHNHMKLIRKYGEDLQIELS, translated from the exons atgcccaaGCAAACTGCAGTGACGATTACTTTGGCGACCCTGCTGGGTGTTGCAGTAGGGGGCCTGGTTTTATGGAAAGCAACCCAGCGTCGGAAAGGAAAAGCATGCTGTAGTAGTCAGCAAGAGGAAGCAGTTGTAAACTCGGGAGATGAGAAACTGATTAAGGCAGAGGATAAGGAGGTGCTTTCCTTATTCAGATCTCCCACTTTCTCCTGGCTAGAGAGGACCCTTGGTGCAGACATAGTGATAGTTTCAGAGCAGGAGGAGTGGGATTGTGTTGAACCTTTGCTGaagaaggagctggagaagtGGCCAGTGCTCGGAATGGATTGTGAATGG gTGTCTGTGGAGGGAAAAGCAAATCCTGTATCCCTCCTGCAGATGGCTTCCTCCAGTGGCCTCTGCGTTCTTGTTCGGTTGCCCAGACTGGTTGCCAGTGGACAGACTATCCCGAGGACCCTGTTGGACATCATGGCAGATAGTGCTGTGTTGAAAGTTGGGGTAGGATGCTGGGAAGATGCTTGCAAGTTACTTAATGATTATGGTCTTCCAGTCAAAGGGAGCATGGATCTCCGGTATTTAGCCATGAAACAGCG GAAGGATCTACTTCACAACTGCCTTAGCCTTAAGTCTTTAGCTGAAAAAGTCCTGAACTATCCGCTTGACAAGTCTCCTCGTGTACGTTGCAGCAACTGGGAGGCAGAACAACTAACACAAGATCAG gTTCTCTATGCTGCTAGGGATGCCCAAGTCTCACTGgctctgtttttccatttgctgGGATTTGCCACCCTCCCTGCTATATCTGATGGTGAAAACTCTGTTGCTGCTTGGGAAAAAGCACTGGCTAAATGCCGGGCCTTTGTGGATATCCCATTTAGAGGAAGAAGGATTGGTAGcacaggagaggagaagagtGGAGAGGGACGCTCTcctcagaaaacaaagactCGGAAATCATCGGTGAATGGCCAGCCCTCTGGCTGTCAGCAAGTGAAAGATCCTCGGAGGCAAAAGAGAAAGCCTCTGGGTGTGGGATATTCTGCACG AAAGTCTCCACTGTATGACAACTGCTTCCTGCATGCACCAGATGGACAGCCCCTGTGCACTTGTGATCGCAAGAAGGCTCAGTGGtatctggacaaggggattggAG AGCTAGTTAGCACAGACCCATTTGTGGTGAAACTGCGGTTTGAGCCTTCAGGACGTCCTGAGTCTCAAGTTGATTATTATCTGACAGTCAAAGAGAACCTGTGTGTTGTATGTGGCAAGCGAGAATCCTATATCCG GAAGAACATTGTTCCTCACGAATACCGAAGACACTTCCCCATCCAGATGAAGGACCACAATTCCCATGAtgtgctcctgctctgcacatCCTGCCATGCCATCTCCAATTACTATGACAACCATCtcaagcagcagctggctgaggaGTTTGGTGCCCCCATCGGCTCGGAAGAAGGCGTGCGTTTGCTGGAGGACCCTCTGCGCAGGCAAGTGCGCTCGGGGGCCCGAGCACTGCTGAATGCAGACAGCCTGCCTAACCCTCGAAGGGCAGAGCTTCTGCAAAGCATCAAGGACTTCTTTAACACAGAGACAGTCACCCCCGAGATGCTCCAGGAAGCAGCTGGTCTGGAAACCAG GATCTGCAATGAGAGCTACATGCCACATGGACTGAAGGTGGTGCAGTGTTTTGCTAAAGGAGGCCTGCGCTCCCTCATGCAGTTGGAGAGACGCTGGCGGCAGCATTTCTTGGACAGCATGCAGCCCAAGCACCTCCCAGAGCAATGGTCAGTGGACCATAACCACATGAAGCTGATCCGAAAGTATGGGGAGGATCTTCAGATTGAGCTGTCGTGA